A genomic window from Solanum stenotomum isolate F172 chromosome 10, ASM1918654v1, whole genome shotgun sequence includes:
- the LOC125843250 gene encoding protein JINGUBANG-like, giving the protein MEYYGKRSLHSYFDKERRSIQSPPRLSLNSHLKLSENHEVDHHLYSPSRSSNASAATMYSLMPPPSPDSPWTLSPLQTPSPSLLYHCIASLHRHEGTIYSIAVAKGIVFTGSESSRIRAWRQPDCIERGYLKASCGDVRSILVYGNMLFTSHKDHKVRIWNVTVTDNFRGKKITTLPKSTYYSFLKFSRSSRNNNNNNQHKDCISCMAYYHAEGLLYTGSWDKTVKAWRISDNRCVDSFLAHEDNVNSIVVNQEDGCVFTCSSDGSIKIWRRVYGQNSHTLTMTLKFQPSPINALALSSNTSNATCFLYSGSSDGFINFWEKEKSSGRFNHGGFLQGHRFSVLCLVAIEKLIFSGSEDTTIRVWRREEGSCFHECLAVLDAHRGPVKCLAATLEIDKVVMGFLVYSASLDQTFKVWRIKVLPDHEEKVVNIISSSEENIGQLSEINRMKMTTEYELNPVLSPSWVEKKLQGSHHFH; this is encoded by the coding sequence ATGGAGTACTATGGCAAGAGAAGCCTCCATAGCTACTTTGATAAAGAAAGAAGATCAATCCAATCTCCTCCTCGTCTCTCCTTAAATTCTCATCTAAAATTATCCGAAAATCATGAAGTTGATCATCATCTCTATAGTCCTTCAAGATCTTCAAATGCTAGTGCAGCCACTATGTATTCCTTAATGCCACCTCCTAGCCCTGATTCTCCATGGACACTTTCCCCTTTACAAACACCCTCACCTTCTCTCCTCTACCATTGCATTGCGTCTCTCCATCGCCATGAAGGGACCATCTATTCCATCGCGGTTGCAAAAGGCATTGTCTTCACTGGCTCAGAGAGTAGCCGGATTCGTGCATGGAGACAACCGGATTGTATAGAGAGAGGATACCTTAAAGCAAGTTGTGGTGATGTTAGGTCCATTTTAGTGTATGGTAACATGTTATTTACTTCACATAAAGATCATAAAGTCAGGATATGGAATGTGACAGTAACCGATAATTTTCGAGGCAAGAAAATCACAACTTTACCTAAGTCTACTTATTATTCATTTCTCAAATTTTCTAGGTcaagtagaaataataataataataatcaacacAAGGATTGTATTTCTTGCATGGCTTATTACCATGCAGAAGGGCTATTGTACACTGGATCATGGGATAAAACTGTTAAAGCATGGAGAATCTCCGATAATCGATGTGTTGATTCATTTTTAGCTCATGAAGATAATGTGAACTCAATTGTTGTAAATCAAGAAGATGGTTGTGTATTCACATGTTCATCTGATGGTTCAATCAAAATTTGGAGGAGAGTATATGGACAAAACTCTCATACTCTAACAATGACACTAAAATTCCAACCATCACCTATCAACGCGTTAGCCCTAAGTAGCAACACATCAAATGCAACTTGTTTTCTCTACTCCGGATCCTCAGATGGATTCATAAACTTTTGGGAAAAGGAGAAGAGTTCGGGGAGGTTTAACCACGGAGGGTTCTTGCAAGGACATAGGTTTTcagtactatgtttggtagcAATTGAGAAATTAATATTCAGTGGCTCTGAGGATACGACGATTAGGGTTTGGAGGAGAGAAGAAGGGAGTTGTTTTCATGAATGTTTAGCTGTGTTAGATGCTCATAGAGGGCCAGTTAAGTGTTTGGCTGCAACATTGGAGATTGACAAAGTTGTAATGGGATTTTTGGTTTATAGTGCTAGTTTGGACCAAACTTTTAAGGTTTGGAGAATTAAGGTTTTGCCTGATCATGAGGAGAAAGTGGttaatattatttcatcatCAGAGGAAAATATTGGGCAGCTAAGTGAAATTAATAGAATGAAGATGACTACGGAATATGAGTTAAATCCTGTTTTATCTCCTTCGTGGGTCGAGAAAAAGCTACAAGGAAGTCATCATTTTCATTAA
- the LOC125841960 gene encoding aquaporin TIP4-1 — translation MAKIAVGSSREAIQPDCIQALIVEFICTFLFVFAGVGSAMAANKLNGDPLVSLFFVAMAHALVVAVTISAGFRISGGHLNPAVTLGLCMGGHITVFRSILYWIDQLLASVAACALLNYLTDGMITPVHTLANGMSYGQGLIMEVILTFSLLFTVYTTLVDPKKGILEGMGPLLTGLVVGANIMAGGPFSGASMNPARSFGPAFVSGIWTDHWVYWIGPLIGGGLAGFICENFFIVRSHVPLPSEETF, via the exons ATGGCGAAAATTGCTGTTGGAAGTAGCCGTGAGGCTATTCAACCTGATTGCATCCAAGCCCTCATTGTTGAGTTTATTTGcacttttctctttgtttttgctGGTGTTGGATCTGCCATGGCTGCAA ATAAGCTAAATGGAGATCCACTTGTGAGTTTATTTTTTGTGGCAATGGCACATGCATTGGTGGTGGCTGTGACTATCTCTGCTGGTTTCCGTATTTCTGGTGGTCATCTCAACCCTGCTGTCACACTTGGCCTTTGTATGGGTGGTCATATCACTGTCTTTAGATCAATCCTCTACTGGATTGACCAGTTACTTGCTTCTGTTGCTGCTTGTGCTTTGCTCAATTACCTCACCGATGGAATG ataaCACCAGTTCACACCCTAGCAAATGGAATGAGCTATGGACAGGGGTTAATTATGGAGGTGATTTTgaccttttctttgttgttCACTGTGTATACTACACTTGTGGACCCCAAGAAGGGAATTCTTGAAGGAATGGGTCCACTTCTAACTGGGCTTGTTGTTGGGGCCAATATCATGGCTGGAGGGCCTTTTTCAGGAGCTTCAATGAACCCAGCAAGGTCATTTGGGCCAGCTTTTGTAAGTGGAATCTGGACTGACCACTGGGTTTACTGGATTGGGCCTTTGATTGGTGGTGGGCTTGCTGGTTTTATTTGTGAAAACTTTTTCATTGTTAGGTCTCATGTTCCTCTTCCAAGTGAAGAGACTTTCTAG